A portion of the Deinococcus apachensis DSM 19763 genome contains these proteins:
- the secD gene encoding protein translocase subunit SecD, producing MTYNNPNRNRNRRPPPRRAAPNSSKPNLWTGLLLLLTLLASLLFIWRPWQHPQTPFSLWNDKFQFMTLGLDLKGGLRIELAPESGTATRDELDRVKTVIENRINALGVAEPTVTVSGGKRVVVEIPGATPAVQNRAREIIGRTARLEFRIVNQGAQPDPTLRQQKPETGGYKLPDLGPVQATGEVIANAQAATDPTSGRWVVTFQTTDKGAQTFGDFTGKNVGRLMAVVLDDQIQSVATIQQRLFRDVQISGSFSPEEANQLALVLKSGALPIKIKTEAERAIGPTLGADAIRSGAIAALVGIGLVFAMLFLYYGLWFGLVGALGLLFSSVIILGLLGGFGATLTLPGIAGLVLTIGAAVDGNVISFERIKEELARGKGIRGSIGAGYQHSTAAILDVNASHLLSALALYNYSTGPVKGFAVTLIIGVLASTFSNLVFAKWFMQWLAQRRPNMTAPQWIKHTRIDFIKAAPIVTTVSVLLALAGGLIVATKGMNYGVDFTSGTTLTVRASGQTTTEQMRAAVTGAGITKVTPQSATIQRDVTPGLNGAQYTVKVPELTTPEVQKLTAAVAKLPQGQVQASETVGPAVGQELTQKTLYAVLLGLALILIYVGFRFDFIMGLGSIVAAVHDVAIAMGLFSLLGLEFTVATVAALLTLIGYSLNDSIIVSDRIRENLKEMRGRPYREIVNTSINQTLSRTVMTSVSTMLPLVSLLVFGGPVLRDFSLILLIGILVGTYSSIYIVAPMVVYLEEWKDRRKGGSRAVKA from the coding sequence GTGACGTACAACAATCCCAACCGAAACCGCAACCGTCGTCCGCCCCCCCGGCGTGCGGCGCCCAACTCCAGCAAGCCCAACCTCTGGACGGGGCTGCTGCTGCTGCTCACGCTGCTCGCCAGCCTGCTGTTCATCTGGCGGCCCTGGCAGCACCCGCAGACCCCCTTCTCGCTGTGGAACGACAAGTTCCAGTTCATGACGCTGGGCCTGGATCTCAAGGGCGGCCTGCGAATCGAACTCGCGCCCGAGAGCGGCACCGCCACCCGTGACGAACTCGACCGGGTGAAGACCGTGATCGAGAACCGCATCAACGCGCTCGGGGTGGCCGAGCCTACCGTGACGGTCTCGGGCGGCAAGCGCGTGGTCGTGGAGATTCCCGGCGCGACGCCCGCCGTGCAAAACCGCGCCCGCGAGATCATCGGGCGCACGGCGCGGCTGGAGTTCCGCATCGTGAACCAGGGGGCGCAGCCCGACCCCACGCTGAGGCAGCAGAAGCCCGAGACGGGCGGGTACAAGCTCCCCGACCTCGGCCCGGTGCAGGCGACGGGCGAGGTGATCGCCAACGCGCAGGCGGCGACCGATCCCACCTCTGGGCGCTGGGTGGTCACCTTCCAGACCACCGACAAGGGTGCACAGACCTTCGGGGACTTCACCGGCAAGAACGTCGGGCGGTTGATGGCGGTCGTGCTCGACGACCAGATCCAGTCGGTGGCGACCATCCAGCAGCGGCTCTTCCGCGACGTGCAGATCAGCGGCAGCTTCAGCCCTGAGGAGGCCAACCAGCTCGCCCTGGTGCTGAAGTCGGGCGCGCTACCCATCAAGATCAAGACCGAGGCCGAGCGGGCCATCGGGCCGACGCTGGGTGCGGACGCCATTCGCAGCGGCGCGATTGCCGCCCTGGTCGGCATTGGCCTGGTCTTCGCCATGCTGTTCCTGTACTACGGCCTGTGGTTCGGGCTGGTGGGCGCGCTGGGCCTGCTGTTCTCCAGCGTGATCATCCTGGGCCTGCTGGGCGGCTTCGGGGCGACCCTCACGCTGCCGGGCATCGCGGGTCTGGTCCTCACCATCGGCGCGGCGGTGGACGGCAACGTGATCTCCTTCGAACGCATCAAGGAGGAGCTGGCGCGGGGCAAGGGCATCCGGGGCTCCATCGGCGCCGGGTATCAGCACTCGACCGCCGCGATTCTGGACGTGAACGCCTCGCACCTGCTCTCGGCACTGGCGCTGTACAACTACTCGACCGGGCCGGTGAAGGGCTTCGCCGTCACCCTCATCATCGGCGTGCTCGCCTCGACGTTCTCGAACCTGGTGTTCGCCAAGTGGTTCATGCAGTGGCTGGCGCAGCGCAGACCCAACATGACGGCGCCGCAGTGGATCAAGCACACCCGCATCGACTTCATCAAGGCGGCGCCCATCGTGACCACGGTGAGCGTGCTGCTCGCGCTGGCGGGCGGATTGATCGTGGCGACGAAGGGGATGAACTACGGGGTGGATTTCACCTCCGGCACCACGCTGACGGTGCGGGCGAGCGGGCAGACGACCACTGAGCAGATGCGCGCCGCCGTGACGGGCGCGGGCATCACCAAGGTCACGCCGCAGAGCGCGACCATCCAGCGTGACGTGACCCCCGGCCTGAACGGCGCGCAGTACACCGTGAAGGTGCCGGAGCTGACGACGCCCGAGGTGCAAAAGCTCACCGCCGCCGTCGCCAAGCTCCCGCAGGGCCAGGTGCAGGCCAGCGAGACGGTCGGCCCGGCGGTCGGCCAGGAACTCACCCAGAAGACCCTCTACGCCGTGCTGCTGGGTCTGGCCCTGATCCTGATCTACGTCGGCTTCCGCTTCGACTTCATCATGGGGCTGGGCAGCATCGTCGCCGCCGTTCACGACGTGGCGATTGCGATGGGCCTGTTCAGCCTGCTGGGGCTGGAGTTCACGGTGGCGACCGTCGCCGCGCTGCTCACCCTGATTGGCTATTCGCTGAACGACTCCATCATCGTCTCCGACCGTATCCGCGAGAACCTGAAGGAGATGCGCGGGCGGCCGTACCGCGAGATCGTGAACACGTCCATCAACCAGACGCTCTCGCGCACGGTCATGACCTCGGTGAGCACGATGCTGCCGCTGGTCAGCCTGCTGGTCTTCGGTGGCCCGGTGCTGCGGGACTTCAGCCTGATCCTGCTGATCGGCATTCTGGTCGGCACGTACTCATCCATCTACATCGTCGCGCCCATGGTGGTGTACCTGGAGGAGTGGAAGGACCGCCGCAAGGGGGGCAGCCGGGCCGTGAAGGCGTAA
- a CDS encoding intradiol ring-cleavage dioxygenase has product MNPHPQHHDEDNDDEMVGTLLSRRSALRLLGLSGAGLAVGGGVLAQRGGPSGTSAGTSGAASLPGCVVRPAMTEGPYFVDERLRRSDIRRDTTTNQASAGVPLTLTFVTSRVAVNACQPRANVLIDVWQCDGLGVYSDVGGNDGNFLRGAQVTDARGRATFTTVYPGWYPGRAVHIHFKLRPLNAAGQATGEFTSQLFFPEEVTDRVHARAPYNRKGRRNVLNAEDGIYRNGGNQLLLSPAGSPEQGYQATFDVGLNIG; this is encoded by the coding sequence ATGAACCCGCATCCCCAACACCACGACGAGGACAACGACGACGAGATGGTCGGAACCCTGCTGAGCCGACGCTCGGCCCTGCGGCTGCTCGGTCTGAGCGGGGCGGGGCTGGCCGTGGGCGGGGGCGTGCTGGCTCAGCGGGGTGGGCCAAGCGGCACGAGCGCGGGCACGAGCGGCGCGGCTAGCCTGCCGGGCTGCGTGGTGCGCCCTGCCATGACCGAGGGGCCGTACTTCGTGGACGAGCGGCTGCGCCGCAGTGACATCCGCCGGGATACCACAACAAATCAGGCCAGCGCGGGCGTGCCGCTGACGCTGACGTTCGTCACCTCGCGCGTGGCGGTGAACGCCTGCCAGCCACGGGCGAACGTGCTGATCGACGTGTGGCAGTGCGACGGACTGGGCGTGTACTCGGATGTGGGGGGAAACGACGGGAACTTCCTGCGGGGCGCGCAGGTCACGGACGCGCGGGGCCGGGCGACCTTCACAACCGTCTACCCCGGCTGGTATCCGGGCCGGGCCGTCCACATCCACTTCAAGCTGCGGCCCCTGAACGCGGCGGGCCAGGCGACCGGGGAGTTTACCTCGCAACTGTTCTTTCCCGAGGAAGTCACCGACCGGGTCCACGCCCGCGCCCCCTACAACCGCAAGGGCAGGCGCAACGTGCTCAATGCCGAGGACGGCATCTACCGCAACGGGGGAAACCAGCTCCTGTTGAGCCCGGCGGGCAGCCCCGAGCAGGGCTACCAGGCCACGTTCGACGTGGGTTTGAATATCGGGTAA
- the ilvD gene encoding dihydroxy-acid dehydratase, translating into MTDTATKKKLNWNSHHVTQGDERAPNRAMLRAVGFQDGDFDKAIIGVAHAQSNITPCNNGLGELAGHITDAIQGGGAMPQVYGTITVSDGISMGTEGMKCSLVSREVIADSIETVSRGQSHDGVIVVGGCDKNMPGAMIGIARLNIPAVFVYGGTIKPGHYDGKDLTIVSVFEAVGAYGAGKMSREAFEQIEKRACPGNGSCGGMYTANTMSSAFEAMGMSLPYSSTMSAVDAEKATSAADSARALLGLIERDIRPLDILTKEAFENAITVVMAVGGSTNAVLHLMAIAHACDVPLALEDFERIRERTPVFCDLKPSGKYVATDLHEVGGIPRVMKMLLKVGLLHGDCLTVTGKTVAENLADVPDGPDPGQDVILPYDQPLYGQGHLAILRGNLAPEGSVAKISGLRHIKITGPARVFDSEEECMAAIMGDQIRAGDVLVIRYEGPRGGPGMREMLSPTSAIIGKELGDSVGLITDGRFSGGTYGLVVGHVAPEAYVGGPIALVQEGDTIELNAETCELTLHVDETELARRRAAWVAPEPRYKRGVLAKYARVVSSAARGAVTD; encoded by the coding sequence ATGACGGACACCGCGACGAAGAAAAAGCTGAACTGGAACAGCCATCACGTCACGCAGGGGGACGAGCGCGCCCCCAACCGGGCGATGCTGCGCGCGGTCGGCTTTCAGGACGGCGATTTCGACAAGGCGATCATCGGGGTGGCGCACGCGCAGAGCAACATCACGCCCTGCAACAACGGGCTGGGCGAACTTGCCGGGCACATCACCGACGCGATCCAGGGGGGCGGGGCGATGCCGCAGGTGTATGGCACGATCACGGTGTCCGACGGCATCAGCATGGGCACCGAGGGGATGAAGTGCAGTTTGGTGAGCCGCGAGGTGATCGCCGACTCCATCGAGACCGTCAGCCGGGGCCAGTCCCACGACGGCGTGATCGTGGTCGGCGGCTGCGACAAGAACATGCCGGGCGCGATGATCGGCATCGCGCGGCTGAACATTCCCGCCGTCTTCGTGTACGGCGGCACGATCAAGCCCGGCCATTACGACGGCAAGGACCTCACCATCGTCTCCGTCTTTGAAGCGGTCGGGGCCTACGGCGCGGGCAAGATGAGCCGTGAGGCCTTCGAGCAGATCGAAAAACGTGCCTGCCCCGGCAACGGCTCGTGCGGCGGCATGTACACGGCGAACACCATGAGCAGCGCCTTCGAGGCGATGGGGATGAGCCTCCCCTATTCCTCCACCATGAGCGCGGTGGACGCGGAAAAGGCGACCTCGGCCGCCGACTCGGCCCGCGCACTGCTCGGGCTGATCGAGCGCGATATCCGGCCGCTGGACATCCTGACCAAGGAGGCCTTCGAGAACGCGATCACGGTCGTGATGGCGGTGGGCGGCTCCACGAACGCCGTGCTGCACCTGATGGCGATTGCCCACGCCTGCGACGTGCCGCTGGCGCTGGAGGACTTCGAGCGCATCCGCGAGCGCACGCCGGTCTTCTGCGACCTCAAGCCCAGCGGGAAATACGTGGCGACCGACCTGCACGAGGTGGGCGGCATCCCGCGCGTGATGAAGATGCTGCTGAAGGTGGGCCTGCTGCACGGCGACTGCCTGACAGTGACCGGCAAGACGGTGGCAGAGAATCTGGCAGACGTGCCCGACGGGCCTGACCCCGGCCAGGACGTGATCCTGCCCTACGATCAGCCGCTCTACGGGCAGGGACACCTCGCCATCCTGCGGGGGAATCTCGCGCCGGAAGGGTCGGTCGCCAAGATCAGCGGCCTGAGGCACATCAAGATCACCGGCCCCGCCCGCGTCTTCGACTCGGAGGAGGAGTGCATGGCGGCGATCATGGGCGACCAGATTCGCGCCGGGGACGTGCTCGTGATCCGTTACGAGGGGCCCAGGGGCGGCCCAGGAATGCGGGAAATGCTCTCGCCCACCAGCGCGATCATCGGCAAGGAGCTGGGGGACAGCGTGGGATTGATCACCGACGGGCGCTTCAGCGGCGGCACGTATGGGCTGGTGGTCGGCCATGTCGCGCCCGAAGCTTATGTGGGTGGCCCCATCGCGCTCGTGCAAGAGGGCGACACCATCGAGCTGAATGCCGAAACCTGCGAGTTGACGCTGCACGTGGACGAGACCGAGCTGGCTCGTCGCCGGGCCGCCTGGGTCGCGCCGGAGCCCCGGTACAAGCGCGGCGTGCTGGCGAAATACGCGCGGGTAGTGAGCAGCGCGGCACGGGGGGCGGTGACGGACTGA
- a CDS encoding cytochrome c biogenesis CcdA family protein, with protein MFVSPGAPSVTVAFLAGLISFLSPCVLPLVPSYLGVIGGARAPLTRALGFILGFGLVFIALGATASSLGAVLAPHKILLGQVAGLLIVLFGLVMLGVIRLPFLMRDTRALANAGGYGPVALGAAFAFGWSPCLGPTLGSILGLAASSANLSTGVGLLAIYTLGLAVPFLLAALLWDRLNLRRLNRYAGVFEKVGGAVLVLVGLLMVTGQFTRLASFFSEIMPVWLLK; from the coding sequence ATGTTCGTCTCCCCTGGTGCCCCGTCCGTCACGGTGGCGTTTCTCGCGGGCCTGATCTCGTTTCTCAGCCCGTGCGTGCTGCCGCTGGTGCCCAGTTACCTGGGCGTGATCGGCGGGGCGCGGGCACCCCTCACGCGGGCGCTGGGCTTCATCCTGGGCTTCGGGCTGGTCTTTATCGCTCTGGGGGCGACGGCAAGCAGCCTGGGGGCAGTGCTGGCGCCACATAAGATCCTGCTCGGGCAGGTGGCGGGCCTGCTGATCGTCTTGTTCGGACTGGTGATGCTGGGCGTGATTCGCCTGCCGTTCCTGATGCGGGACACGCGGGCCCTGGCGAATGCGGGCGGCTACGGACCGGTGGCCCTGGGGGCAGCCTTCGCCTTCGGCTGGAGCCCCTGCCTGGGGCCAACCCTGGGGAGCATCCTGGGGCTGGCCGCCAGCAGCGCGAACCTGAGCACAGGGGTGGGCCTCCTTGCCATCTACACGCTGGGCCTGGCCGTCCCGTTCCTGCTGGCGGCGCTGTTGTGGGACCGCCTGAACCTGCGGCGCCTGAACCGCTACGCGGGGGTGTTTGAGAAGGTGGGAGGTGCAGTGCTCGTCCTCGTCGGCCTGCTGATGGTCACCGGGCAGTTCACCCGACTGGCGTCGTTCTTCTCAGAGATCATGCCCGTGTGGCTACTGAAGTGA
- the ccmA gene encoding heme ABC exporter ATP-binding protein CcmA, with amino-acid sequence MATEVTEPGPHALQLRDIWLRLGREVILRGVTLDVPAGEGVTLLGENGAGKTTLLRLLASGLRPTRGEGRVLGFDLRDGRAVRDCVHLMPVDAGLYPDLTGAENLDFALKMHGQRGDVTGALRQVGLERAANRRVRFLSAGMRKRLALARAHLLARPITLVDEPFANLDDAGRELTLDLLGDLLARGVTLVVAAHEPHLARQVAPRALRLVGGRLEEDRGT; translated from the coding sequence GTGGCTACTGAAGTGACGGAACCTGGACCTCACGCCCTCCAGCTCCGCGACATCTGGCTGAGATTGGGCCGCGAGGTCATCCTGCGCGGGGTGACGCTGGACGTGCCTGCCGGGGAGGGCGTGACCCTGCTGGGTGAGAACGGGGCGGGCAAGACCACATTGCTGCGGCTACTTGCGTCGGGACTGCGGCCCACCCGGGGCGAGGGGCGGGTGCTGGGCTTCGACCTGCGGGACGGGCGGGCAGTGCGCGACTGCGTTCACCTCATGCCGGTGGACGCGGGGCTGTACCCGGACCTGACGGGGGCGGAGAATCTGGACTTTGCATTGAAGATGCACGGGCAGCGCGGCGACGTGACTGGGGCGCTCAGGCAGGTGGGGCTGGAGCGGGCCGCGAACCGACGAGTCCGCTTCCTGTCGGCGGGCATGCGGAAGCGGCTGGCCCTGGCACGGGCCCATCTGCTCGCCCGGCCCATCACGCTGGTGGACGAGCCCTTCGCCAACCTGGACGACGCGGGGCGGGAGCTGACGCTCGACCTGCTGGGGGACCTCTTGGCGCGGGGGGTGACGCTGGTGGTCGCCGCGCACGAACCGCACCTGGCCCGGCAAGTCGCTCCCCGGGCGCTGCGGCTGGTCGGCGGGCGGCTGGAGGAGGACCGTGGAACGTAA
- a CDS encoding heme exporter protein CcmB translates to MERKGWNVDPSPTAHEAPSALRSVLTLAAKDLRVAGRTRDTLLATAFFAGLVLLVLGLALGGDVSARTPEQTAGVAAGAVWTALALAAAVGAQRAFAQEQEAGALEQLTLYPGPHGALYPGKLMGVLGPLLLVAAFTLPAGLILFGAAGAGRGVPWLPLALLTVLGVVGFAAGTTFYGSITVNLRAREALLPALAFPILVPVVIASVKGTSLLLIGGWTPEVTTWVVFLAAFDVGTIILATLLFPFAVEG, encoded by the coding sequence GTGGAACGTAAGGGGTGGAACGTGGACCCGTCTCCTACGGCCCACGAGGCACCGTCTGCCCTCCGATCCGTCCTCACCCTGGCGGCCAAGGACCTGCGGGTGGCCGGACGCACGCGGGACACGTTGCTGGCGACGGCCTTCTTTGCGGGGCTGGTGCTGCTCGTCCTGGGGCTGGCGCTGGGGGGGGACGTTTCGGCGCGCACGCCTGAGCAGACGGCGGGTGTGGCGGCGGGCGCGGTGTGGACGGCCCTCGCGCTTGCCGCGGCGGTGGGGGCGCAGCGGGCCTTCGCGCAGGAGCAGGAGGCGGGGGCGCTGGAGCAGCTCACCCTGTACCCGGGGCCGCACGGGGCACTGTACCCGGGCAAGCTGATGGGCGTTCTGGGGCCGCTGCTTCTGGTGGCGGCGTTCACCCTCCCGGCGGGGCTGATCCTCTTCGGGGCGGCAGGTGCGGGACGGGGGGTGCCCTGGCTGCCACTGGCCCTCCTCACCGTCCTCGGCGTGGTGGGCTTCGCGGCGGGCACGACCTTTTACGGCTCGATCACGGTCAACCTGCGGGCGCGGGAGGCGCTGCTCCCGGCGCTGGCCTTTCCCATCCTGGTGCCAGTGGTCATCGCCTCCGTCAAGGGCACGAGTCTGTTGTTGATCGGTGGCTGGACTCCGGAAGTCACGACCTGGGTGGTGTTCCTGGCCGCCTTCGACGTGGGGACGATTATCCTGGCGACGCTGCTGTTTCCCTTCGCCGTGGAGGGGTAG
- a CDS encoding leucine-rich repeat domain-containing protein — protein sequence MNHQHTDGQRGHELLTALGRDPSAPIDQLNLDGCHLTALPESLRRCTDARVLSVYDNELTAVPDWVWSLTRLTTLNLSANRLTELSPELGRLTALEMLDLGHNGLNELPDVFSELRGLKFLYLSNNRLTGLPASLRHLDSLTYLNVTDNALTGLPEWLGELGSLVEVRAYNNVLSSLPASLGDLTELRELHAMNNRLGGVRPELGQCRHLSRLMLQGNALTTLPGEIGQLGMLAELDLRFNALSELPAEVGELEGLRVLDLRANRLTTVPEGLAFLSRLEKLDLRWNRLSSLPPAFQRLKERGCLIYT from the coding sequence ATGAACCACCAGCACACCGACGGGCAGCGGGGACACGAATTGCTGACTGCCCTCGGACGTGATCCTTCGGCCCCGATTGATCAACTGAACCTGGACGGCTGCCACCTCACGGCCCTGCCGGAGAGTCTGCGCCGCTGTACAGATGCCCGAGTTCTGAGTGTGTACGACAACGAGTTGACGGCCGTGCCGGACTGGGTGTGGAGCTTGACGCGGCTGACCACGCTCAACCTTTCGGCGAATCGGCTGACCGAGCTTTCGCCTGAACTGGGAAGATTGACGGCGTTGGAAATGCTCGACCTCGGCCATAACGGGCTGAATGAGCTTCCCGACGTGTTTTCCGAGCTGCGAGGCCTGAAGTTCCTGTATTTGAGCAACAACCGCCTGACGGGGCTGCCCGCGTCGCTACGGCACCTGGACTCGCTGACCTACCTCAACGTGACGGACAATGCACTCACGGGGTTGCCGGAGTGGCTGGGCGAGTTGGGGAGTCTGGTCGAAGTGCGGGCCTACAACAATGTCCTCTCGTCCCTGCCCGCCTCCCTCGGGGATTTGACGGAACTACGCGAACTCCACGCGATGAACAACCGCCTGGGCGGGGTGCGTCCCGAACTGGGACAGTGCAGGCACCTGAGCAGACTGATGCTCCAGGGGAACGCGCTCACGACCCTGCCCGGCGAGATCGGGCAGTTGGGGATGCTGGCCGAGCTGGACCTGCGGTTCAACGCCCTGTCGGAGTTGCCCGCCGAGGTGGGGGAGTTGGAGGGCCTGCGGGTTCTCGACCTGCGGGCCAACAGGCTGACCACGGTGCCCGAAGGGCTTGCCTTCCTCTCCAGGCTGGAAAAACTCGACCTGCGCTGGAACCGACTGTCCTCGCTCCCCCCCGCGTTCCAGCGGTTGAAGGAGCGGGGGTGTTTGATCTACACCTGA
- the ccsA gene encoding cytochrome c biogenesis protein CcsA, which produces MRQDRVTTLLGGATLLALAAAVVLGLRAPLDINQGSLVRLMFVHVPSAWLSYLAYGGTGLFGLLYLITRQRRWDRLALSSAEIGVLFTVTTIVGGMLWAKPTWGTYWVWDARLTTTALSLVVYGGYLLIRTLIDDPERRARVAAVVGLVGTLYVPVNYMAVEWWRGVHQTQTLKLLGKVRFDAAPIYGWVLLAATVAFTLLYFYLLRVRAILAAREEAREERELMQDLSPLEVARG; this is translated from the coding sequence ATGAGACAAGACCGCGTGACGACGCTGCTGGGGGGCGCCACGCTGCTGGCCCTCGCGGCAGCGGTGGTACTGGGCCTGCGGGCGCCGCTGGACATCAACCAAGGCTCACTGGTGCGGCTGATGTTTGTGCATGTGCCGAGCGCGTGGCTGAGTTACCTGGCGTATGGCGGCACTGGCCTGTTTGGGCTGCTGTACCTCATCACCCGTCAGCGCCGCTGGGACCGCCTCGCGCTGAGCAGCGCGGAGATCGGCGTGCTGTTCACCGTGACGACCATCGTGGGCGGGATGCTGTGGGCCAAGCCGACCTGGGGCACGTACTGGGTCTGGGATGCGCGGCTGACGACGACCGCGTTGAGCCTCGTCGTGTATGGGGGCTACCTGCTGATCCGCACGCTGATCGACGACCCTGAACGGCGGGCGCGTGTGGCGGCGGTTGTGGGGCTGGTTGGGACGCTGTACGTGCCGGTCAACTACATGGCGGTCGAGTGGTGGCGCGGCGTTCACCAGACGCAGACGCTGAAGCTGCTGGGCAAGGTCCGCTTCGACGCGGCGCCCATCTACGGCTGGGTGCTGCTCGCCGCCACGGTGGCCTTTACCCTGCTGTACTTCTACCTGCTGCGTGTGCGCGCCATCCTCGCCGCCCGCGAGGAAGCGCGCGAGGAACGCGAGCTGATGCAAGACCTCTCGCCGCTGGAGGTGGCGCGTGGATAA
- the ccmD gene encoding heme exporter protein CcmD, whose product MDKYAAYVIVVYVVTFVLLAAYLVWMWWKLRAVREEERK is encoded by the coding sequence GTGGATAAGTACGCCGCTTACGTGATCGTGGTCTATGTGGTGACCTTCGTGCTCCTCGCCGCCTACCTGGTCTGGATGTGGTGGAAGCTGCGCGCGGTGCGGGAGGAGGAGCGCAAATGA
- the ccmE gene encoding cytochrome c maturation protein CcmE: protein MTPATPLPRARRRQRNPWPTVLGVLALVGLTATIAFGNLGKSLEYFVTPTEYMQQQAQYEGRPLRIGGLVKAVQYNPQTLDLKFNVTDGGATFPVQYRGAVSDLFKENQGVVVRGTFQGNTFHATDLVVKHSEEYHVPKTQAELKKLLQEDQSQQ from the coding sequence ATGACGCCCGCCACTCCCCTGCCCCGGGCCAGGCGGCGCCAGCGGAATCCCTGGCCGACCGTGCTGGGCGTGCTGGCCCTCGTAGGTCTGACAGCCACCATCGCCTTCGGGAATCTGGGCAAGAGCCTGGAATACTTCGTAACGCCGACCGAGTACATGCAGCAACAGGCACAGTACGAGGGCCGCCCGCTGCGGATCGGCGGGCTGGTGAAGGCCGTGCAGTACAACCCGCAGACCCTCGACCTGAAATTCAACGTGACGGACGGCGGCGCCACCTTCCCGGTGCAGTACCGCGGCGCGGTCAGCGACCTGTTCAAGGAGAACCAGGGCGTGGTCGTGCGTGGGACGTTCCAGGGCAACACCTTCCACGCCACCGACCTCGTGGTGAAGCACTCCGAGGAGTACCACGTGCCGAAGACGCAGGCCGAACTCAAGAAGCTCCTTCAGGAAGACCAGAGCCAGCAATGA